Below is a genomic region from Balneolales bacterium ANBcel1.
GGGCCGAAGTCGCTGTCTGCTGCAGAATTTGCAGCCTTACGGACTCGCTCTGCTCTTTGGCAAAGTCGGTGTCCATGATTCGGCTTACCGCAGACTGGTTGGCGCTGATGGACTGTGACAGCGTCACTTCACGTACCGTAAGTGAAGACTGGGCGATACCGATGTCGTTCACACGCTCGGACATGCCGTCGATCGCGCTGTCGATCGCGCTGATGAAGGCACGGAAGTCGGCCGAAGTGGCATCGTCGTGGAAGGACAATGCGCCCTGTCCAGAGCCGCCGGCTACGGTAGCGGTGATACCGGCACCATCCGCAACACCGCCGCCGCCACTGGTAGCGGCACCAAGGTTGACGGATGCTCCCGAAGTTTCTCCGGCAAACAGCTGACCAACGTTCACTGCGGAAATATTGGTTACCAGCGTGTCATCAGCACGTTCACCGACCTGGAAAGTCAGAGTCAGCGCACCGGTGTTGCCGGCACCGTTAAGCAGGTCGAAGTCCTGGAAGACGGTCTGATTTGCGATTTCGTTGATATCGTCACCCAACGCTTTGATCTGATCACCTATATAGCCACGCTCGGTATCGCCGAGAGTGTCATTGGCCGCCTGGGTAGCCAGACCTTTCATCTCGATCAGGTTGTCCATGATGGTATCGAAACTGGATTCGGCAATGTCCAGAACGGACTTCGCGTCACCCACATTTT
It encodes:
- a CDS encoding flagellin codes for the protein MSSFGDLNRVNTNIQSLDSQLSLNRINRDMADNQLRMSTGLRINRAEDDAAGYSIATKLNSRVEGLSQALQNVGDAKSVLDIAESSFDTIMDNLIEMKGLATQAANDTLGDTERGYIGDQIKALGDDINEIANQTVFQDFDLLNGAGNTGALTLTFQVGERADDTLVTNISAVNVGQLFAGETSGASVNLGAATSGGGGVADGAGITATVAGGSGQGALSFHDDATSADFRAFISAIDSAIDGMSERVNDIGIAQSSLTVREVTLSQSISANQSAVSRIMDTDFAKEQSESVRLQILQQTATSA